The Methylobacterium currus genome contains a region encoding:
- a CDS encoding right-handed parallel beta-helix repeat-containing protein — translation MRPLLLHAAALLVGLPAMAAPIEIPVAAEGTRPQPGGVATLAEAVAEARRRRARDPRSAITVALSSGTHRLSGAVRFGAQDGGSAGVPLVIRGPADGSASLVGTRRLTPVPLDPALAARLPAAARGRVRAYRLPPALGKAARIQAPIVLNGQPSPPAFEVFDGEGALHPARWPAEGFAKAEDGNGPAFTLANLPPNALRDEPDLWAEGYWRWGWLFEALPVMRAAQNGSGARLTLDRTPYEGIRASAPIRLVHLLAGLDRPGTWWRDATSGTLLAWPRGGEAVEVSVAETLLSVEGASHLRIESLRLAMARGDLVSVRGGHDVVIADSVLSLAGGRGAVITGASASGLQRCDIAGTGAEAVILSGGERRTLTPGGLFLRDSRLTAYARREPTQHPAVALDGVGAEVAGNDIHDSPAYAVHIRGNDHRVTGNEIANLLAGATDTGAIYAGRDWTARGSVIAGNFLHDIRGGADTEVKGVYLDDMASGFTVTGNLFLRVDQPVFLGGGRDNTIEGNVFVASSPAIHVDSRGQTWARDAVSDPQSELRAAYAAMPVESAVWRARYPRLPGLLYDRPAVATGNAITDNVLVLSDPPRFIDGGQAAEQTLARNRSPAKSRADLETLARTSHDPADFAGLAEGAGLRLPTIPSGRMRRSSTGVPFGR, via the coding sequence ATGCGGCCCCTGCTGCTCCACGCCGCCGCTCTGCTCGTCGGCCTCCCGGCGATGGCCGCGCCGATCGAGATCCCGGTCGCGGCCGAGGGGACCCGGCCTCAGCCGGGCGGCGTCGCCACCCTCGCCGAGGCGGTGGCCGAGGCGCGCCGGCGTCGCGCCCGCGACCCCCGCTCGGCGATCACCGTCGCGCTCTCCTCCGGCACGCACCGCCTCAGCGGTGCCGTGCGGTTCGGAGCCCAGGACGGCGGCAGCGCCGGGGTGCCGTTGGTGATCCGCGGGCCGGCCGACGGGTCGGCAAGCCTCGTCGGCACCCGGCGCCTCACGCCGGTCCCACTCGATCCGGCGCTGGCCGCCCGGCTGCCGGCGGCGGCGCGGGGCCGGGTGCGGGCCTACCGGCTGCCTCCGGCCTTGGGAAAAGCGGCGCGGATCCAGGCCCCGATCGTCCTCAACGGCCAGCCCTCGCCCCCCGCCTTCGAGGTCTTCGACGGCGAGGGCGCGCTGCACCCGGCGCGCTGGCCGGCGGAGGGGTTTGCGAAGGCGGAGGACGGCAACGGACCGGCCTTCACCCTGGCGAACCTGCCGCCGAACGCGTTGCGCGACGAGCCCGACCTGTGGGCCGAAGGGTATTGGCGCTGGGGCTGGCTGTTCGAGGCGCTGCCGGTCATGCGCGCAGCGCAGAACGGGAGCGGAGCGCGCCTCACCCTCGACCGCACGCCCTACGAGGGCATCCGCGCCAGCGCGCCGATCCGCCTCGTCCACCTGCTCGCCGGGCTCGACCGGCCGGGTACCTGGTGGCGCGACGCGACGAGCGGGACGCTGCTCGCCTGGCCGCGGGGCGGCGAGGCGGTCGAGGTGTCGGTGGCCGAGACGCTGCTCTCGGTCGAGGGCGCTTCGCATCTCCGGATCGAGTCCTTGCGCCTCGCCATGGCCCGGGGCGACCTCGTGAGCGTGCGCGGCGGCCACGACGTGGTGATCGCCGACAGCGTGCTCTCTCTCGCCGGCGGCCGCGGGGCGGTGATCACGGGCGCGTCAGCCAGCGGGCTCCAACGCTGCGACATCGCCGGGACCGGCGCGGAGGCGGTGATCCTGTCGGGGGGCGAGCGCCGCACGCTCACCCCGGGCGGCCTGTTCCTGCGCGACAGCCGCCTCACCGCCTATGCCCGGCGGGAGCCGACGCAGCACCCGGCCGTCGCCCTCGACGGCGTCGGCGCCGAGGTCGCGGGAAACGACATCCACGATTCGCCGGCCTACGCGGTCCATATCCGCGGCAACGACCACCGGGTGACGGGCAACGAGATCGCGAACCTGCTCGCCGGCGCCACCGATACCGGCGCGATCTATGCCGGGCGCGACTGGACCGCCCGGGGCAGCGTGATCGCCGGCAACTTCCTGCACGACATCCGGGGCGGCGCCGACACCGAGGTGAAGGGCGTCTACCTCGACGACATGGCGAGCGGCTTCACCGTCACCGGCAACCTCTTCCTGCGGGTCGACCAGCCGGTCTTCCTCGGGGGCGGGCGCGACAACACGATCGAAGGCAACGTCTTCGTCGCGTCGAGCCCGGCCATCCACGTCGATTCCCGAGGGCAAACCTGGGCCAGGGACGCGGTGAGCGACCCGCAATCCGAGCTGCGCGCCGCCTACGCGGCGATGCCGGTGGAATCTGCGGTCTGGCGGGCGCGTTATCCGCGGCTCCCCGGCCTGCTCTACGACCGCCCGGCGGTCGCGACCGGCAACGCCATCACCGACAATGTGCTGGTGCTGAGCGACCCGCCGCGCTTCATCGACGGCGGCCAGGCGGCCGAGCAGACGCTCGCCCGCAACCGCAGCCCGGCGAAGTCCCGCGCCGATCTGGAAACGCTGGCGCGGACCTCGCACGACCCGGCGGATTTCGCCGGGCTCGCCGAGGGGGCCGGGCTCAGGCTGCCGACGATCCCGTCCGGCCGGATGCGCCGGTCGTCGACCGGGGTGCCTTTCGGGCGCTGA
- a CDS encoding GumC family protein → MTMVENVRSGLLIGAAPRGEEGREPWFLDPREILRTVRLRWLTVLLPVLLCLGAAAAWTQLNPPQYAASTQILIDPRGLQVVKDGLTPPDQASDASLLLVDSQLRVLTSDDVLGRAVDRLDLARDPEFQGRETLIGAIKGFIARLTGRTEPPAEPRLTALRILRDRVGARRLERSFVVELGVTSEDREKAARLARGIAETYLARDAATRSDTTRRAGEAIEGRLAELREALRRAEDKAQGFRAKHNIVGTRSQLVSEQQLTQLSDQLGAARAKALDAGTRLRQVEGVLAGGRSESVSEIVQNPTITALRGQLAGIERLRADAEETLGKRHPSYMAAVVQEKALRAAIEAEIRRIAAASRNDFEAAQASARVLASTLERRKADALKVGDDFVQLRELERQVEASRAVYEAFLVRARELQEQQRLDTSASRIISPASPPEKRIGPPTPVVFVAAVVAGLGLGLVGGLGLELLAGRVRSRRRLEGHLGRTGLDALPRAPRKAARPASLRADFGTARGDTPYEVALARLRHRLAAEPGTKPGTRSGATPLVVLVTAGDDRAGKSVLARSLALSAVADRERVILVDADPKGLLTRDLGAAAPRDLAGLLRARAPLGDALVTLPSGLRVLPRPSDLPRDLAGALADALLRSEADLVVVDLGLVGGDVVTERLIAEERIPVLLLAVSARRGRLAAVDRALKAIGPARRARVVVTDADLRE, encoded by the coding sequence ATGACGATGGTCGAGAATGTCCGAAGCGGGCTGCTCATCGGCGCGGCCCCGCGCGGGGAGGAGGGGCGCGAGCCCTGGTTCCTCGACCCGCGGGAGATCCTGCGCACCGTGCGCCTGCGCTGGCTCACCGTGCTGCTGCCCGTCCTGCTGTGCCTCGGCGCCGCGGCGGCCTGGACGCAGCTGAACCCGCCGCAATACGCCGCCTCGACCCAGATCCTGATCGATCCGCGCGGGCTGCAGGTGGTCAAGGACGGGCTGACCCCGCCGGACCAGGCGAGCGACGCCAGCCTCCTCCTCGTCGACAGCCAGCTCCGGGTCCTCACCTCCGACGACGTGCTCGGCCGCGCCGTCGACCGGCTCGACCTCGCCCGGGACCCCGAGTTCCAGGGCCGCGAGACCCTGATCGGCGCGATCAAGGGCTTCATCGCGCGTCTCACCGGCCGCACCGAGCCGCCGGCCGAGCCCCGGCTGACGGCGCTCAGGATCCTGCGCGACCGGGTCGGCGCGCGGCGCCTGGAGCGCAGCTTCGTGGTCGAGCTCGGCGTCACCTCCGAGGACCGCGAGAAGGCCGCGCGGCTGGCCCGCGGCATCGCCGAGACTTACCTGGCCCGCGACGCCGCGACCCGCTCCGACACGACCCGCCGGGCCGGCGAGGCGATCGAGGGGCGTCTGGCCGAGCTGCGCGAGGCCCTGCGCCGGGCCGAGGACAAGGCTCAAGGATTCCGGGCGAAGCACAACATCGTCGGCACCCGCTCGCAGCTCGTGAGCGAGCAGCAGCTGACCCAGCTCAGCGACCAGCTCGGCGCCGCCCGGGCCAAGGCCCTCGATGCCGGCACCCGCCTGCGCCAGGTCGAAGGCGTGCTCGCCGGCGGGCGCTCCGAATCGGTCAGCGAGATCGTCCAGAACCCGACCATCACCGCCCTGCGCGGGCAGCTCGCCGGCATCGAGCGCCTGCGCGCCGATGCCGAGGAGACCTTGGGCAAGCGCCATCCGAGCTACATGGCGGCCGTGGTGCAGGAGAAGGCCCTGCGCGCGGCGATCGAGGCCGAGATCCGCCGCATCGCGGCGGCGAGCCGCAACGATTTCGAGGCCGCCCAGGCGAGCGCCCGCGTCCTCGCCTCGACCCTGGAGCGGCGCAAGGCCGACGCGCTGAAGGTCGGCGACGACTTCGTGCAGCTGCGCGAGCTGGAGCGCCAGGTCGAGGCGAGCCGGGCGGTCTACGAGGCTTTCCTGGTCAGGGCCCGGGAACTGCAGGAGCAGCAGCGCCTCGACACCTCCGCCTCGCGGATCATCTCGCCGGCCTCGCCGCCGGAGAAGCGCATCGGCCCGCCGACGCCGGTGGTGTTCGTCGCCGCCGTCGTGGCGGGCCTCGGCCTCGGCCTCGTCGGGGGCCTGGGCCTCGAATTGCTCGCCGGCCGCGTCCGCTCGCGCCGGCGCCTCGAAGGCCATCTCGGCCGCACCGGCCTCGACGCCCTGCCGCGGGCGCCCCGCAAGGCCGCCCGGCCCGCCTCCCTGCGGGCCGATTTCGGCACCGCCCGGGGCGACACGCCCTACGAGGTGGCGCTGGCGCGCCTGCGCCACCGCCTCGCTGCCGAGCCGGGCACCAAACCGGGTACCCGGTCGGGCGCCACCCCCCTGGTCGTCCTCGTCACCGCGGGCGACGACCGGGCCGGCAAGTCGGTGCTGGCCCGCTCCCTCGCGCTCTCGGCGGTGGCCGACCGCGAGCGGGTGATCCTGGTCGATGCCGATCCGAAGGGGCTGCTCACCCGCGACCTCGGCGCCGCGGCGCCCCGGGATCTCGCCGGGCTCCTGCGCGCCCGCGCGCCCCTGGGCGACGCCCTCGTGACGCTGCCTTCGGGCCTGCGGGTTCTGCCCCGTCCGTCCGACCTGCCGCGGGACCTCGCCGGCGCCCTCGCCGACGCGCTCCTGCGCAGCGAGGCCGACCTCGTCGTGGTCGATCTCGGCCTCGTCGGCGGCGACGTGGTGACCGAGCGCCTGATCGCCGAGGAGCGCATCCCGGTGCTCCTCCTCGCCGTCAGCGCCCGGCGCGGCCGCCTCGCGGCGGTCGACCGCGCCCTGAAGGCGATCGGACCGGCCCGCCGGGCCCGGGTGGTCGTCACGGATGCGGACCTGCGGGAATAG
- a CDS encoding alpha/beta fold hydrolase yields MRVLKLLRTATAGAALSFIALAAIAADYPAPKAGDWTIKDFKFHTGEVLPELRLHYTTVGDPKGEPVVVLHGTTGSAASMLTPGFAGELFGPGQPLDAAKHYIILPDAIGHGQSSKPSDGLKTKFPKYNYDDMAEAQYRLLKEHLGLKHVRLIIGNSMGGMHAWILGVTHPDFMDALVPMASQPSEMGSRNWMLRRLLTETIRRDPTYADGAYTTQPPALRVANVFFALATSGGTLALQKQGPTGELADKLVDARLAAPFNADANDYIYQWESSRGYNPSPGLERIEASVLAINSADDERNPPETGIMEREMKRLRSGRLYMIPASPETSGHGTTGFAKFYKQPLQDFLQAAPKRAM; encoded by the coding sequence ATGCGAGTTCTGAAGCTGCTGCGGACCGCAACCGCGGGCGCGGCCTTGTCGTTCATTGCTCTCGCCGCCATCGCCGCAGACTACCCGGCGCCCAAGGCGGGGGACTGGACGATCAAGGACTTCAAGTTCCACACCGGCGAGGTCCTGCCGGAGCTGCGCCTGCATTACACCACGGTCGGAGATCCGAAGGGAGAACCGGTGGTCGTCCTGCACGGCACCACCGGTTCGGCCGCCAGCATGCTGACTCCCGGATTCGCCGGCGAGCTGTTCGGTCCCGGCCAGCCGCTCGACGCGGCCAAACACTACATCATCCTCCCGGACGCGATCGGCCATGGGCAATCGTCCAAGCCGTCGGACGGATTGAAGACGAAATTCCCGAAGTACAACTACGACGACATGGCCGAGGCGCAGTACAGGCTGCTCAAGGAGCATCTCGGCCTCAAGCATGTCCGGCTCATCATCGGCAACTCGATGGGGGGCATGCACGCCTGGATCCTGGGCGTGACGCATCCCGACTTCATGGACGCCCTCGTCCCCATGGCGTCGCAGCCGAGCGAGATGGGGAGCCGCAACTGGATGTTGCGCCGGCTCCTGACCGAGACCATCCGGCGCGACCCGACCTATGCCGATGGCGCGTACACGACCCAGCCGCCCGCGCTGCGGGTCGCAAACGTCTTCTTCGCCCTGGCCACCAGCGGCGGCACGCTGGCGCTGCAGAAGCAGGGGCCGACCGGTGAGCTGGCCGACAAGCTCGTCGATGCCCGCCTGGCGGCACCGTTCAACGCGGATGCCAACGACTACATCTACCAGTGGGAGTCGTCGCGCGGCTACAATCCGTCTCCGGGCCTCGAGAGGATCGAAGCGTCCGTCCTGGCGATCAACTCCGCGGATGACGAGCGCAACCCGCCCGAGACCGGGATCATGGAGCGCGAGATGAAGCGCCTCAGGAGCGGGCGCCTGTACATGATCCCGGCCAGCCCCGAGACCTCCGGCCACGGCACGACGGGCTTCGCCAAGTTCTACAAGCAGCCGCTCCAGGACTTCCTGCAAGCCGCTCCGAAACGGGCGATGTAG